A section of the Mesorhizobium loti genome encodes:
- a CDS encoding phosphate/phosphite/phosphonate ABC transporter substrate-binding protein — protein sequence MNAARKACAALVAVHGALWCGPARADWRDDIGTFRIGIVAEPGAGNTVPGLALLTQSFTNALGMKVEFVVARDYAALIDAQANARIEYAIYSATAYATALQRCGCIEPLVAPVDSDGAAGIRSVLLTRDGKLPDLAAMEAHRIAMPPPDSVGGSLLPLAGLAAEHVKIAEDSPFLVHADSSSAAEKMLFDGQADAMFGWVTATADGQPLLSDGTQARLEEAGLAPSAFQVVWMSGLLRYGPHAVRSDLDPEAKRRLTVFLTNLKSTTPDVYDLLESKHSGGFLTVAPKDYAMAEAVVRMVTSDGGQQ from the coding sequence ATGAATGCCGCGCGGAAGGCATGCGCCGCCCTTGTGGCCGTGCACGGCGCGCTTTGGTGTGGTCCGGCGCGGGCCGACTGGCGTGATGATATCGGCACGTTTCGCATCGGTATCGTCGCCGAGCCTGGCGCCGGCAACACCGTTCCGGGGCTGGCGCTGTTGACGCAATCCTTTACCAATGCGCTTGGCATGAAGGTGGAGTTCGTCGTCGCGCGCGACTATGCGGCACTGATCGATGCTCAGGCCAATGCCCGGATCGAATATGCCATCTATTCGGCGACGGCCTACGCGACGGCGCTGCAGCGTTGTGGATGCATCGAGCCGCTTGTGGCTCCGGTCGATTCCGACGGGGCGGCCGGCATCCGCTCCGTGCTGCTGACCAGGGACGGCAAGCTGCCCGACCTGGCGGCGATGGAGGCGCACCGGATCGCCATGCCGCCGCCGGACAGCGTCGGAGGTTCGCTTTTGCCGCTGGCGGGCCTGGCCGCCGAACACGTCAAGATCGCTGAAGATTCACCGTTTCTGGTCCATGCCGATTCTTCGTCCGCGGCGGAAAAAATGCTCTTCGATGGCCAGGCTGACGCTATGTTCGGCTGGGTGACGGCGACGGCCGACGGCCAGCCCTTGTTGTCTGACGGCACGCAGGCAAGGTTGGAGGAGGCCGGCCTTGCGCCGTCGGCATTTCAGGTTGTGTGGATGTCGGGTTTGCTGAGATACGGTCCCCATGCCGTGCGCAGCGATCTCGACCCGGAAGCCAAGCGCCGGCTGACCGTCTTCCTCACCAACCTCAAATCGACGACGCCGGATGTCTACGATCTTCTGGAATCAAAACACTCCGGCGGCTTTTTGACCGTTGCCCCAAAGGACTATGCGATGGCGGAGGCGGTCGTGCGCATGGTGACGTCTGATGGTGGTCAGCAGTAG